Below is a genomic region from Bordetella pertussis 18323.
GCCCACCACCGAGGCGCTCGTCAACGGCGGGCCCGCCCGCAACCCCTGGGCGCCGCAGCGTTCGGCCGGCGGCTCCAGCGGCGGCGCCGCCATCGCGGTCGCCACCGGCGTGGTGCCCCTGGCCCACGGCAGCGACGGCGGCGGGTCGATCCGCATTCCGGCGTCGTGCTGCGGCGTCTTCGGCCTGAAGCCCAGCCGCGGCCTGGTGCCCCTGGGGCCGGCGCGCGGCGAGGCATGGGGCGGCATGGCGGGCGATGGCGTGCTGAGCCGCAGCGTGCGCGACACCGCCGCCGCGCTCGATGCGATCGCCGGCATGGAGCGCGGCGCTCCCTATGCGGCGCCGGCGTCGCCGGCACGCGGCTACCTGGCCGCCCTGGACCAGCCTTTCGAGCGGCCATTGCGCATCGGCGTGTGGCAGCATGCCTGGGACGGCATCGAGGTCGATCCGGCGTGCTCGGCGGCGCTGGCGCAGGCCGAGGCCCTGTGCCGGCAATTGGGCCACGCCACCGAAGCCATCGCCGCGCCGCCCATCGACTACCAGGCCTTCGTGCGGGCGCATATCGGCATTCTGTGCACGCATATCGCGCTGGCCGTCGACGCCCGCCTGGCCGTCCTGCGGCGCGGCCTGCGCGACGACGACCTGGAGCCGGCCATCCTGGACGGCTATCGGCGCGCGCGCGGCATTTCCGCCACCGACTACGCCGGCATGATCCAGGCGCTGCACGCGGTGGGCCGCGCCATGGCGGCCTGCATGCAGGGCTACGACCTGCTGCTGTCGCCCACCCTGACGCGCCCGCCGGTGCCGCTGGGCGAAATCAGCATGGCGGACGACTTCGTATCGTTTCGCCAGAAGGCGGCCCGCTACACGACCTTCCTGGCCGTCATCAACGCCTCGGGGCAGCCGGCGGCCAGCGTGCCCCTGCATATCGACGGGCAGGGGCTGCCCATCGGCGTGCAGCTGATCGGCGCCCTGGGCCGCGACGACCTGGTGCTGCGCCTGGCCGCGCAGCTCGAGCGCGCCGCGCCGTGGGCGGGACGGTTCCCGCCTGCGGCAGGCGCAGGGGCCTGAACACGGCAGGCCGCACCGATTGCGCGCCGGCGGCCGGCAGGCTGGCCGGGCGGGTCGCCCTGATCACCGGCGCGGCCGGCGGCATAGGCAGCGCCGCTGCGCTGCGCTTCGCGGCCGAAGGCGCCGCGCTGGCGCTGCTGGATCGGCGCCCCGACGCCATCGAGCAACTGGCCGGCCGGATCTGCGGCCAGGGCGGGCAGGCGATAGGCGTGGCCGCCGACGTGACCGACGACGACAGCGTGCGCCAGGCCGTACGGCGGGCAGTCGAGCATTTCGGCAGGATCGATACGCTGTTCAACTGCGCCGGCGGATCGGTGGCGGGCGATACGGCGGTGGACAAGGTGGATCTGGCGCTGTGGAACCGCACCCTGCGCCTGGACCTGGACGGCACCATGCTGTGCTGCCGCCACGCCGTGCCGGCGATTGTGCGCGCCGGCGGCGGCGCGGTCGTCAACATGTCGTCCGGGGCCGGCCTGCGCGGCAGCTTCGGCGGGCATGCCTACACGGCCGCCAAGGGCGCGGTGATTGCCCTGACCCGCGCGCTGGCCGCCGAATACGCGCCGCATGGAGTGCGGGTCAACGCCATCTGCGCGGGCCGCATCCGCACCGAACGCATACTGCGCAACCTGGACGCCGGCGCACCGGCGCAAGCCGGCGCGGCGCAACGCTATCCATGCCGCGAGGGCGACCCGATCGACATTGCCCACATCGCGCTGTTCCTGGCCAGCCACGAGTCGCGCATGATCACCGGCGAGGCCATCGCCGCCAACGGCGGGTACTCGGCGTTCTGAGGCAGACCCAAGGCGCTTGTTGCGGCGTGGGGAGGGCGTGCCTGTCCCCGCCGGGACAGGCACGCCGGAAACAAAAAAGCCCTGGACCACGTGGCGTGTCCAAGGCTTTTCCGTCTGGTGTTTGGTGGAGCGGAGGAGGATCGAACTCCCGACCTTCGCATTGCGAACGCGACGCTCTCCCAGCTGAGCTACCGCCCCAATGAAGTCCGCAACTATACACGGATTCCGGCCGTTTTGGTAGCGGCCGGCGGAAAATTTTCGCCGGCTTGACGGGCCGCCAGGCTTTCAGGGCCGGGCAGGGACGAAGGGCCGGCCGCGCGGGCGGGTGCGCATGCCGGGCGCCAGGCGCGTCCAGGGCAGGTCGGCGGGGTCGGCCTGCATGGGGCCGGGCGCCTTGGCGATCAGCACGGCGTGGGCGATGGGTTCGAAGTCGGCGCGAAAGTGCACCGAGCTCTTGACGACCAGGATGGCGAGGTCTTCGGGGTCGATGCCGCCCAGGCGGATGAGGTTGCGGTCCAGGGTCTGGGATTTGTTGCTGCTGACGATGACGCGCACGCCGCGGTGGCGCAGGCAGACGGTGGGGCCGAGGTCGGCCGCCATGCCGTGCATCATGGGGCCGTCGTAGCGGGTCTTGCCGTCGGACTGGTGTTCGACGATGAATTCGGCTTCGCAGGGGGCGTCGCCGGCGACGCCGGACTGGCCGCCCAGGCGCAGCCGTACGCACTTGCCCACGCCGGCGGCCAGGGCCTGGGCGACGGCCTGGGGGTCGCACATGAGGCCGATGGCGGCGTTGTCGGCGTCCGCGTCGATGAGGGCGCGCAGCATGCCGGTAGTGTTGGCGTCGCCGCCGGCGCCGGGGTTGTCCTGCGTGTCGGCGATGACCACGGGGCGGCGGGCGCCTTGCGCCAGCTGCCGGGCCTGGCGGATGGCTTCGTCCGGGGCGAGGAAGTCGGGCGCCCACTGGGCTTCGAGCCCGGCGATGCGGTCGGCCAGGGTCTGCACGGCGCGCTCGACGGCGTCGCGGTCGGGGCCGTGGGCCCAGACGACCGGGCCGCACTCGGGGAAATCGGCGGCCGGAAAGCCCAGGGCGCAGGACAGGCTGGCGATGCCCGGTTCGCTGCGCTCGAGCTCGGCCAGCAGGGCATACACGCCCCGGGCGGGTTCGAGCTGGGTGCACATGCCGTTGATGGGAATGAGGAACGGCAGGCGCCGCGCGGCACCATGCCAGTGCTTGCCGGCCTGCGCGCGCGCTTGCAGCAGGGCGGCGGCGCGCGCGCCGGTGTCGGCCATGTCGACGTGCGGATAGGTGCGATAGGCCACCAGCGCGCTGGCATGCGCCAGCATGGCGCGAGTCACGTTGGCGTGCAGGTCCAGGCTGGCGACGATGGGCGTGGCGGGGCCGACGGCGTCGCGCAGGCGGCGCAGGAGTTCGCCTTCGCCGTCGTCGTGGTGTTCGGTGACCATGGCGCCGTGCAGGTCCAGGTAGACGGCGTCGTAGCGGCCGGCGCGGGCGGCCGCCTCGATCTCGCCGGCGATACGCTCGAAGGCGTCGCGCGTGACGTGCGCCGAGGGGCTGGCGCCGGCCCAGAGGACGGGGTGCACGCTGTGGCCGTCCGCCAGGGCCGCGTTCAGGAAGCCGCCGGCGGGGATGTTGACGGCGAGCAGCGCCAGCAGGTCGTCGCCGCGCACCAGGGCGGGAAAGCCTTCGCCGCGCAGGAAGTTGTCATAGCCGGCCTTGGAAGGCGCGAAGGTGTTGGTTTCGTGTTGGAAACCGGCAACCAGGATATGCATGCTTGCCTCCCGGGCGTGGGGCGCCGCCGCGGCGCCGGGCGTCAGTCGAACGCCAGGGTGGCGATGACCGGCGCGTGGTCGGACGGCTGTTCGTTGGCGCGCGGCGCCTTGTCGATGACGCAGGCCACGCAGTGCGGCTTGAGCGCGTCGGACAGCAGCACATGGTCGATGCGCAGGCCGGCGTTGCGGCGGAACGCGAACTGGCGGTAGTCCCACCAGCTGAAGGATTTCTCGGGCTGCTCGAACAGGCGGAAGGAGTCGGTCAGGCCCAGGTCCAGCAGCGCGCGGAAGGCCGCGCGTTCGGGCTCGGAGACCAGCACCTGGCCTTCCCATTTCTCGGGGTTGTGCACGTCGGCGTCGGCCGGCGCGACGTTGTAGTCGCCCAGGATGGCCAGGCGCGGATAGGTGCGCATTTCTTCCTCGAGCCAGTCGCGCAGGCCGTCGAACCAGGCCAGCTTGTAGACGTACTTGTCGCTGTCGACCGACTGGCCGTTGGGGCAATAGGCGCAGATCACGCGCACGTCGCCGGCCGGGCTGGGCAGGGTCACGGCCAGGATGCGCTGCTGCGGGTCTTCGTAGCGCGGGTTGTTGCGCACCAGCGCGAAGCCGGGCTCGCGCGAGATGATGGCCACGCCGTTATAGGTCTTCTGGCCGGCCCAGGCGGCGTGGTAGCCGGCCTCGGTAAAGGCGTCGAGCGGGAATTTGTCGTCGGTCAGCTTGAGTTCCTGGATGCACAGCGCATCGACCGGATTGGCGGCCAGCCAGTCCAGCACCTGCGGCAGGCGCACATTCAGGGAGTTGACGTTCCAAGTCGCGAGTTTCACGGGTTCTCACTGCAAAAGTTCGGCCAACGGCGGATTTTCGCAGATTTGGGCCAGGCGGGCAGGAAACGCTCAGCGCAACGCGTCGATGTAGTACATCCCCTTGGCCAGCAACACGATCGCCACGACGTGGCAGAACACGCTCAGGTGCAGCCGCCGCGAACGCCGGCCGCGCAATTGGCCGCGCCGGCGCCAGCGCATGGCGGCGGCGAAATGGCCCAGGACGCTGAGCGCCAGCACGATCTTCAGGCTGAGTAGCAGGCCGAAGCTGCTGGCCAGCGGCTGTTCGAGCGCGCCGCGGTGCTGCCAGGCCATGCCGATGCCGGCGCCGAACAGCGCCAGCAGCACCCACGGCATGATGGCGCGGGCGCGGTTGCCGATGCCGCGCTCGACCGCGTTCATGGCTTCGCGCGGCACTTGCCGCCGCACGCTTTCGAGGATGAGGACTTCGAAGAAGACGGTGCCGATGAAGACGAAGGCGGCCAGCAGGTGCAGGGCCAGCAGGATGGGGTAGGTCATGGGCGGGACCGCACGGGCGTGGCGGCGGCGGTTGGTGCGCGCAGGCGCGGGCGCACCAGCAGGGGCGCGAAACGCCACAGGTACAGGACGAACGCCAGCACCCAGGCGGCGGTGGCGCCGTGCAGCGCGGCCAGGGTGTGCGGGCCGGGCCAGAGGGCGGCCAGGCGCAGCGCGGCCGCGCCGATGACCAGGAGGTAGCAGGCGAGCATGAGGCGGTCGGTGCGCAGCGGCCGGCCCAGGTGGCCCAGGGCGGTGCGGGTGATTATGCCGATGATGAGCAGGCCGAAGCCGGCCATGCCGATGACGTGCGCAGGCCACGCGGCGCGCGCGATGCCGCCCGCCGCGCTTGCCGCCGCCACCAGCAGGCCGGCGGCCAGGCCCAGGTAGCCGGCGTACAGGATCCACAGCAGGGGCACGCCGCGCGTGGCCCAGGGGCGCCAGGACAGCCATTGCGCCAGCGCGATCAGGCCGGCCGCGGCCAGCGCCACGGCGGTCAGCGCGCCGGCCTGCGCCAGCGTCGCCGCCACGGCGACCAGGCCGGCGGCCAGTTGCCATTGGCCGCTGCGCGTATGCATGGGGATCTGCAGGCCGGCGATGGCGCGCATGGCGAAAAAGGGAATGATGCGGCGCGCGATCAGCAGGGCGATCACGGCCATGCACAGCAGGCCCGCGTTGAAGCGCTGCAGCAGCAAGGGGTAGTCGCCGGCGCGGGCGGCCAGCAGATACAGGGCGTCGGCCGCGCCCAGCCCCAGTACCAGCAAGGGCACGCCGTCGTTGCGCCGGCTGGCGCCGCGCCGGTAGATGGCCCGGCCCAGCGCGGCCGCGGCCCAGGCGAAGAACAGCAGCTCGCAGGCCACGCCGGTCCAGAAGGCGGCCATGCCCGGCAGCAGGAAGGCGGCGCGGGCCGCCAGCCACAGCGCGGCCAGCGCGGCCAGCGGCGCGCCGCGCAGCGGGTTGACGCCGGTCCAGGTGGCCGCGGCGGTCAGCAGGAAGCCCACCGCGATGGCGCCGATGAAGCCCCACAGCATTTCATGCGCATGCCAGATGACGCCCGCCATGGCGCCACCCAGCCACTGCGGCGCGCCGATCCACAGCGCCACCGACAGCGCGCCCCAGGCCGCGCCCACCAGGTAGAGCGGACGAAAGCCCAGTTCCAGGAAGGCGCGCCATTGCGGCGCGGCGCGTGCGGCGGCGGGCTCGTCGATTTGCAGCAGTTCAGCCATGGGCGAGGTCCGTGGGGGCCTGGTCGGGGCTGCGGTGCAGCTGATAGCCGTACCACAGGCTTTGCGCGATGCGGCCGGCCATCAGGCAGGCCTGTTCGGCCATGGCCTGGTTGGGCTGCGCCGCGGCGGTGGCGCGAAACAGCCGCAGCCAGCGCTCGAACAGGCCCGCGTGCAGGCCGGGCAGGGCCACGTGCCTGGGCATGGGCGTGCCGCGAAAGCGTCCGGTGCCGCGCAGTATCGACGACCAGAAGTCGACCAGCTTGGCGAGGTGGACGTCCCAGTCGTCGACATGGGTGTTGAAGATCGGTCCCAACTCGGCGTCGCGCCGCACTTCGGCGTAGAACTGGTGCACCAGTTGCGTGATGTCTTCTTCGGTACAGAGATCGGGCGCGCCCACGAGGCCTCTCCTGCGGTTTATAAGATGTATCTATAATACATCTTATGGCTTAGGCATGGGGAAGGAAAGGCTCGGGCCTTGACGCAGCGCAAGCGCGGCGCTTTCTCTTTTACACTGGGCCGACGGGCATGCGCCCGCGTATTCCGCAGCCCAGCCGCCATGATCACGCCGCCAGACCATCCCCCCCGCATCGCCATCCAGTATTGCACGCAGTGCCAGTGGCTGCTGCGCGCGGCCTGGATGGCGCAGGAGCTGCTTTCGACCTTCGGCGCCGACCTGGGCGAGGTGGCCCTGGTGCCCGGCACCGGCGGGGTGTTCCGCATCCACTACAACGGCGCGCCGCTGTGGGACCGCGAGGTCGACGGCGGCTTTCCCGAGGCCAAGGTGCTCAAGCAGCGGGTGCGCGACCATCTCGATCCGGGCCGTCCGCTCGGCCATATCGACGGCCGTCCCAAGCCCTAGGTGTGAACTGTCAATAGGTTGTATTCGTCCAGGTTGAGTCTGGAGATGGGTACAGCGCGCCCGATGCCTTGGTGGGGTCGATGCCAGTTGTAGTGGTGTAGCCAGGATTTCATGGCATCGGCTCGGTGTTGGGAGTTCTGGTAGGTGTGAGCGTAAGCCCACTCACGCAAGGCCGACTGGATGAAGCGTTCGGCCTTGCCATTGGTCTGTGGGCGGTAAGGTCGGGTAAAGCGGTGCTTGATGCCCAGCTCATGGCACAGCGCGGCGAAGGCGCGGCTGCGAAAGGCCGAGCCATTGTCGGTGAGCAAGCGCTGGATGGTCACGCCCAGGCGCTGGTAGTAGGCCACTGCGTCCTTGAGGAACTGGACGGCGCTGGGGAAGCGCTCGTCGGGGTGGATGTCGGTGAAGGCCACGCGGGCGTGGTCATCGATGGCCACGAAGACGAAGTCCCAGCCGGCCCCCTCAACGGTATCGCGTCGGTTGCCCGTGACCCGGTGGCCAGGGCGCTGGATACGTCCCAGCTTCTTGATGTCGATGTGCAGCAGATCGCCGGGGGCCTGATGCTCGTAGCGCACCACCGGCTCGGCCGGCTCCAGGTCGGCCAGGTGCGACAGACCGGCGCGGGCCAGGACGCGGCTGACGGTGCTGGCTGACACGCCCAGCGCCTGGGCGATGCGCGCTTGGGTCAGCCGCTTGCGGCGCAGCTCCACGATAGCCAGCGCCTTGGCCGGCGCAATCGCTCGGGGCGAGACCGTCGGGCGCGAGGACGCATCGGCCAAGCCCGCCTGGCCCTGAGCCAGGAAGCGGCCCAGCCATTTGCGCACAGTCGGCGCGGTGACCCCATAGGCGCGGGCCGCTTCAGGCACACAAACTTGATGGGCGATCAATTGCTGGACCATTTCGAGTCGACGTAGGAAGGTCAATCGGGCATGCTTATGGGTGTTCATCCGGCCGGGCTCCTTGAGTGAACTGGGGGGGTGGCGATTTCCAGTTTCTCAAATCCGGTTCGGATGAACCATGCATACAACCTATTGAATCTTCACACCTAGCCGTCGCGCCCGCGTCCGCCGCCGTTGCCGCGCTCGCCCGGGCCGCGTTCGGCCTTGCCCCCGCCGTCCTGGCGGCCAGGCGCGCGCGGCTGCGAGGCGGCGCGCTCTGCCTGGGGGCGCGATTCGGCGCGCGGCGCCGGCGCGGGGCGCGATGACCGCTCGGGAGGGCTGCCGGCGTCGCGCCGCGGTTCGGCCGGCCGCGCGCGCTCGGGGCGCGGCGCGTTGTGCTGGCGCGGGGCGCTTTCCTGGCGCGGCGTGCTTTGGTTGCGGCGGACGTTTTCCTGGCGGGTATTTTCCTGGCGCGCGCCGGCCTGGCGCGGGACGCTGTCCGGGCTGGGGCGCGCGTCCCGGCGCGGCGCGGAAACATCGCCGGCGCGCGCCGCCGTCGAATTGGGCGCGGTCACGGCCGGCCTGGCGGGCGTGGTCGCGTTGCATGTCGGTGGGCGGCGTGTGGCGCTCGCGCGCGGCGGCCATCTCGCGCGGGTCGGCGCGCCGCTGGATGCCGCGCGGTCCGCCGTGGTAGCCGACGCGGCTCCTGTCGATGTGCTGGACGACCACCCTGCGTTCGTAGACGTGGGTGACGCGCGTGATGTTCACATTGGTGACGGCGCGGTTGTAATAGAAGCGGTCGCGGTTTCAGTAGCCGCCTACGTAGCCGAAGCCGATGTAGCCATAGCCGTAGTTGATGCCGCCGTAAAAGCCGATGTGCGGACCCCAATAGCCGCGCCGCCACCGGTAGTAGCCGGCATCGTAGGCCCAGTAGCCCGGCGTCCACAACGCGCCCGGGTAGGGCGCCAGCATCCAGACGCCGGGCACCCAGTAGAACCCCAGGGCGTTGAGCGCCCAATAGCCCGGCACCCAGATGTAGCCGTCGCCCGGCACGGGCGGTTGCTGGTAGACCGGCAGGGGCGGCGGGGCCTCGCGGGCCACTTCGACGGGGGCCAGGTTGGCGCCGGCGGGCTCGTCGTAGGCCGGTTCAGGGTCGTAGCCGACCTGCGCCAGGGCAGGTGGCGTACTCACGCCCAGGGCCAGGGCCAGGGCGGCGAGAGGGGCTTTGGCAGTATGCATGGCAATCCGCCGCGAGCGGCGTCCATAAATCCCGATGTCAGGATTAGGCCGTCGTTTCGGCCTTGGGGTTCGCCAGCGTAACGGGTTGGAAACACAACAAGCGTGACAGTTGATTACCAAGCGTCCAAAAAAACAGGGCCGCCCGAGGCGGCCCTGCGATCGCGGCGCGGCGGCGCGGCGCTCAGTTCCAGCGACCGCCCGACCCGGCCAGGCTGAAGCGGCCCGCGCCCATGAAGGCCAGGGCGAGCGCGCCGAACAGGAACATGCCCTGCAGCTCCAGGGCCCAGCCGCCGGTGTTGCTGATGGAGAACAGTTGGCCCATGTGGGCCAGCAGAATGGCCACCACCATGTTGAGCACGACCAGCAGGGCGCCCAGGCGGCAATAGATGCCCAGGATGATCAGCAGGGGGCCGACGATTTCGCCGACGTAGGCGAAGTAGGCGAGGAAACCGGGCAAGCCATGCGAAGACAGCATGCCGGCGATGCCGCCCACGCCGCTGCTCAGTTTGGCCAGACCGTGCATGATGACCAGAATGCCCAGCGCAAGGCGAAGAATCAGCTTGCCGGCGTCGTCAGATTTAATCATGGGGATCTCTATGTTCCAGAAGTTGATCGGCGTACAGAAGCGTAAGGGGCAAGAAAAAGAGTTGGGAAAACTTCCTTACAAGCGCGCTAATTATTGCAAATTCCGCACAGAATACAAGAGTAAATAGGTAGGATAAAGTTGCCGGAATGGGACGCGAGCCCGTGGCGAGAATCGGGCGCCCCGCAGCCTGGCAGGAGGAATGCGATGAAGCGACCTACCTCGAAAGCCGCGCGCCCGAGCGTGGTGCCGCCTTACTTGCTGGACCGGCTGGCGCAGGCGGCCGACGCGCGGCTGAGCGCGCGCGCCGTCAACACCTTGCGCATCGACACCAGCCAGCGCGCCGTGCGGCTTGCCGCGCCGCCGGCGCCCGCGTCCGCGCGCCCGCCCGGGCAGGTCGACAGGCAGGTGCACGATGCCGGCGGCGGCCTGCAATTGCCGGGCGCGCTGGTGCGGTCCGAAGGGCAGCCCGCGCATGCCGACGTGGCGGTCAACGAGGCTTACGATCATCTGGGCGCGACCTATGCGCTGTTCTGGCAGGCCTACGGCCGCCATTCGCTCGATGGCGCGGGGCGGGCGCTGGTGGCCAGCGTGCACTATGGCGAGGAATACGACAACGCGTTCTGGAACGGCGCGCAGATGGTGTTCGGCGACGGCGACGGCGACGTGTTCAACCGCTTCACCATCGCGGTCGATATCGTCGCCCACGAACTGACGCACGGGGTGATCGACCACGAAGGCGGCCTGCGCTACGAAGGCCAGTC
It encodes:
- a CDS encoding M4 family metallopeptidase, with the translated sequence MKRPTSKAARPSVVPPYLLDRLAQAADARLSARAVNTLRIDTSQRAVRLAAPPAPASARPPGQVDRQVHDAGGGLQLPGALVRSEGQPAHADVAVNEAYDHLGATYALFWQAYGRHSLDGAGRALVASVHYGEEYDNAFWNGAQMVFGDGDGDVFNRFTIAVDIVAHELTHGVIDHEGGLRYEGQSGALNESLCDVFGSLAKQHVAGQRADQADWLIGAGLFTAKVRARALRSMAQPGSAYDDPLLGRDPQPGHMRDFVQTGEDNGGVHINSGIPNRAFHLAATALGGHAWEVAGRIWYDTLRLPALTPQADFALFARLSVEQAGRHGAAQAAVRQAWTDVGVLT
- a CDS encoding NnrS family protein is translated as MAELLQIDEPAAARAAPQWRAFLELGFRPLYLVGAAWGALSVALWIGAPQWLGGAMAGVIWHAHEMLWGFIGAIAVGFLLTAAATWTGVNPLRGAPLAALAALWLAARAAFLLPGMAAFWTGVACELLFFAWAAAALGRAIYRRGASRRNDGVPLLVLGLGAADALYLLAARAGDYPLLLQRFNAGLLCMAVIALLIARRIIPFFAMRAIAGLQIPMHTRSGQWQLAAGLVAVAATLAQAGALTAVALAAAGLIALAQWLSWRPWATRGVPLLWILYAGYLGLAAGLLVAAASAAGGIARAAWPAHVIGMAGFGLLIIGIITRTALGHLGRPLRTDRLMLACYLLVIGAAALRLAALWPGPHTLAALHGATAAWVLAFVLYLWRFAPLLVRPRLRAPTAAATPVRSRP
- a CDS encoding amidase, whose translation is MNIEQYVQQDGLALSAQLRAGATDPQALMQCAITLARQRAELLNALCYPDYDAALARAAAWRPTGVFGGLPFLLKDSGLACDRLPSSIGLALCKDMRFAGNAMLVERFDAAGLLPFARTTVPALCMAPTTEALVNGGPARNPWAPQRSAGGSSGGAAIAVATGVVPLAHGSDGGGSIRIPASCCGVFGLKPSRGLVPLGPARGEAWGGMAGDGVLSRSVRDTAAALDAIAGMERGAPYAAPASPARGYLAALDQPFERPLRIGVWQHAWDGIEVDPACSAALAQAEALCRQLGHATEAIAAPPIDYQAFVRAHIGILCTHIALAVDARLAVLRRGLRDDDLEPAILDGYRRARGISATDYAGMIQALHAVGRAMAACMQGYDLLLSPTLTRPPVPLGEISMADDFVSFRQKAARYTTFLAVINASGQPAASVPLHIDGQGLPIGVQLIGALGRDDLVLRLAAQLERAAPWAGRFPPAAGAGA
- a CDS encoding YXWGXW repeat-containing protein; the protein is MHTAKAPLAALALALGVSTPPALAQVGYDPEPAYDEPAGANLAPVEVAREAPPPLPVYQQPPVPGDGYIWVPGYWALNALGFYWVPGVWMLAPYPGALWTPGYWAYDAGYYRWRRGYWGPHIGFYGGINYGYGYIGFGYVGGY
- a CDS encoding SelT/SelW/SelH family protein translates to MITPPDHPPRIAIQYCTQCQWLLRAAWMAQELLSTFGADLGEVALVPGTGGVFRIHYNGAPLWDREVDGGFPEAKVLKQRVRDHLDPGRPLGHIDGRPKP
- a CDS encoding SDR family NAD(P)-dependent oxidoreductase, translating into MGGTVPACGRRRGLNTAGRTDCAPAAGRLAGRVALITGAAGGIGSAAALRFAAEGAALALLDRRPDAIEQLAGRICGQGGQAIGVAADVTDDDSVRQAVRRAVEHFGRIDTLFNCAGGSVAGDTAVDKVDLALWNRTLRLDLDGTMLCCRHAVPAIVRAGGGAVVNMSSGAGLRGSFGGHAYTAAKGAVIALTRALAAEYAPHGVRVNAICAGRIRTERILRNLDAGAPAQAGAAQRYPCREGDPIDIAHIALFLASHESRMITGEAIAANGGYSAF
- a CDS encoding M81 family metallopeptidase — its product is MHILVAGFQHETNTFAPSKAGYDNFLRGEGFPALVRGDDLLALLAVNIPAGGFLNAALADGHSVHPVLWAGASPSAHVTRDAFERIAGEIEAAARAGRYDAVYLDLHGAMVTEHHDDGEGELLRRLRDAVGPATPIVASLDLHANVTRAMLAHASALVAYRTYPHVDMADTGARAAALLQARAQAGKHWHGAARRLPFLIPINGMCTQLEPARGVYALLAELERSEPGIASLSCALGFPAADFPECGPVVWAHGPDRDAVERAVQTLADRIAGLEAQWAPDFLAPDEAIRQARQLAQGARRPVVIADTQDNPGAGGDANTTGMLRALIDADADNAAIGLMCDPQAVAQALAAGVGKCVRLRLGGQSGVAGDAPCEAEFIVEHQSDGKTRYDGPMMHGMAADLGPTVCLRHRGVRVIVSSNKSQTLDRNLIRLGGIDPEDLAILVVKSSVHFRADFEPIAHAVLIAKAPGPMQADPADLPWTRLAPGMRTRPRGRPFVPARP
- a CDS encoding DoxX family protein, producing MIKSDDAGKLILRLALGILVIMHGLAKLSSGVGGIAGMLSSHGLPGFLAYFAYVGEIVGPLLIILGIYCRLGALLVVLNMVVAILLAHMGQLFSISNTGGWALELQGMFLFGALALAFMGAGRFSLAGSGGRWN
- a CDS encoding CopD family copper resistance protein, translated to MTYPILLALHLLAAFVFIGTVFFEVLILESVRRQVPREAMNAVERGIGNRARAIMPWVLLALFGAGIGMAWQHRGALEQPLASSFGLLLSLKIVLALSVLGHFAAAMRWRRRGQLRGRRSRRLHLSVFCHVVAIVLLAKGMYYIDALR
- the xth gene encoding exodeoxyribonuclease III, with product MKLATWNVNSLNVRLPQVLDWLAANPVDALCIQELKLTDDKFPLDAFTEAGYHAAWAGQKTYNGVAIISREPGFALVRNNPRYEDPQQRILAVTLPSPAGDVRVICAYCPNGQSVDSDKYVYKLAWFDGLRDWLEEEMRTYPRLAILGDYNVAPADADVHNPEKWEGQVLVSEPERAAFRALLDLGLTDSFRLFEQPEKSFSWWDYRQFAFRRNAGLRIDHVLLSDALKPHCVACVIDKAPRANEQPSDHAPVIATLAFD
- a CDS encoding group III truncated hemoglobin yields the protein MGAPDLCTEEDITQLVHQFYAEVRRDAELGPIFNTHVDDWDVHLAKLVDFWSSILRGTGRFRGTPMPRHVALPGLHAGLFERWLRLFRATAAAQPNQAMAEQACLMAGRIAQSLWYGYQLHRSPDQAPTDLAHG
- a CDS encoding IS481-like element IS481 family transposase, encoding MNTHKHARLTFLRRLEMVQQLIAHQVCVPEAARAYGVTAPTVRKWLGRFLAQGQAGLADASSRPTVSPRAIAPAKALAIVELRRKRLTQARIAQALGVSASTVSRVLARAGLSHLADLEPAEPVVRYEHQAPGDLLHIDIKKLGRIQRPGHRVTGNRRDTVEGAGWDFVFVAIDDHARVAFTDIHPDERFPSAVQFLKDAVAYYQRLGVTIQRLLTDNGSAFRSRAFAALCHELGIKHRFTRPYRPQTNGKAERFIQSALREWAYAHTYQNSQHRADAMKSWLHHYNWHRPHQGIGRAVPISRLNLDEYNLLTVHT